The nucleotide window CGCCGAGGCGCGGGTCGAGCGTGATCACCTCGTCCCAGGCGCGGATATCGTCGAGGCCGGCGAGCACCGTGGCGTGCCGGTCGAGGAAGCAGTCCACGAGCCGCGGGTCGAACTGCGTGCCCCGGCGTTCGCGGGCGACCGCGAGCGCGCCCTCGACCCCGGCCGTGTGGTGGAAGGCCTCGACGTTGTCGGCGAGGTGGACCAGCCGCATCGCCGGGGCGAGCTCGTCGCCGCCGGCCTGCCCGGGCACCCCACGGCCGTCCCAGCGCTCGAACGCCTGCAGCAGCGGGCGGCAGACGCCGAGGTGCCGCGCGACGAACAGCGCCATCGTCATCCCGGCGAGGTCCTCGTCGTGCGTGTCGGCGTACAGCTCGGTCCCGTCCCCGAACAGCCCGGCCAGCTCGCAACGACGTGTAGCAGGCCGCGGCCCGGATCCCGGGCTCGACGCCGGCCGCGTCGGCCAGCCGCAGCGTGATCACCGTCTGGCGCAGCACCCGCTCCATCGGCCGACCTCGCTCAGCCCGGCCGCGCTGTCCTGCCGAGCTTCACAGGTGCCACACCGCTGACCGTGTTGGCTGATCGTGGGTCAGGTGCGTCCGCGTGCCGGATGAGCCGGACGACCGGGGGCGCAGTACGGTCGCACCGCGTGATCACCGTCGCGGGGGCGGCGCACGAGAATTCGAGGAGGCAGAGTGACCGAGCCCGGCTACGCCGAGGGCGGGAACGGCCAGCAGGCGACACCGGCGCGGGACGCCCAGTTGCTGGAGCGGACCGTGTTCGAGGTCAAGCGGATCATCGTCGGCCAGGACCGCCTGGTCGAGCGGATGCTGGTCGGCCTGCTGGCCAAGGGCCACCTGCTGCTCGAAGGCGTGCCCGGTGTCGCGAAGACCCTCGCCGTCGAGACGTTCGCCCGGGTCGTCGGCGGCTCGTTCTCCCGCGTCCAGTTCACCCCCGACCTGGTGCCCGCCGACATCCTCGGCACCCGGATCTACCGCCAGGGCGCCGAGCGCTTCGACGTCGAGCTCGGCCCGGTCGTGGCGAACTTCGTGCTCGCCGACGAGATCAACCGCGCGCCCGCCAAGGTCCAGTCGGCGATGCTCGAGGTGATGGCCGAGCGGCACGTGTCGATCGGCGGGCAGACGTTCCCGATGCCCGACCCGTTCCTCGTGCTCGCCACGCAGAACCCGATCGAGAACGAGGGCGTCTACCCGCTGCCGGAAGCCCAGCGCGACCGGTTCCTGTTCAAGATCGTCGTCGAGTACCCCTCCGCCGAGGAGGAGCGCGAGATCATCTACCGGATGGGCGTCACCCCGCCAACCCCGCACGAGGTGCTCAGCCCGGGCGAGCTGGTCCGGCTGCAGGGCGTCGCGTCGCAGGTGTTCGTGCACCACGCCCTCGTCGACTACGTCGTGCGCCTGGTGCTGACCACGCGGACGCCGAACGAGCACGGCCTCGCTGACGTCGCGGGCTGGGTCTCCTACGGTGCTTCGCCGCGCGCGAGCCTCGGCATCATCGCCGCCGCGCGGGCGCTCGCCCTGGTCCGCGGCCGCGACTACGTGCTGCCGCAGGACGTCGTCGACGTCGTCCCCGACGTGCTGCGCCACCGGCTCGTGCTGTCCTACGACGCGCTCGCCGACGGTGTCCCCATCGACCACATCATCACGCGCGTGCTGCAGACCGTGCCGCTGCCGCAGGTCTCGGCCCGGCCGCAGGGCGGGGCCGGCCAGGGCGGCCCGGTCCCGGCGGGCGCGCCGGTCAGGTAACCCGGCGATGGCGAAGAACGAGAAGGGCGAACGCCCTTCGTGGGCGCCGCCGATCCTGCGCGGCGACCGGATGGAAGCCGGGCTCCGCACCCTGGAGCTCGACGTCCGCCGCCGGCTCGACGGGCTCCTGCAGGGCAACCACCTCGGCCTCGTGCCGGGGCCGGGGTCCGAGCCCGGCGAGGCCCGCCCGTACCAGCCCGGCGACGACGTGCGCCGGATGGACTGGGCGGTCACCGCCCGCACCACGACCCCGCACATCCGCGAGACCGTGGCCGACCGCGAGCTGGAGACGTGGGTCGTCGCCGACCTGTCGGCGAGCCTCGACTTCGGCACGGCGCTGTGCGAGAAGCGCGACCTGGTGGTCTGCGCGGTCGCGGCGGTCGCCCACCTCACCGGCGGCGGCGGCAACCGGATCGGCGCGCTGATCTCCACCGGCGCCGACACGACCCGCATCCCGGCCCGCGGCGGCCTCGCGCACGCCCGCGGGCTGGTGCGCAAGCTCGCCGAGACACCGCGTGCGGCCGAGGGCACCCGGGGCGACTTCGCGACGGCGTTGGAGCAGCTGCGCCGTCCGCCGCGCCGGCGTGGCCTGGCCGTGGTGATCTCCGACTTCCTGGGCGAGGAGTCCTGGGAGCGGCCGCTGCGGGCACTGGGCGGGCGCCACGAACTGATCGCGATCGAAGTCCTCGACCCGCGCGACGTCGACCTGCCCGAGGTGGGCACCGTCGTGCTGGCCGACCCGGAGACAGGGAAACAGCGCGAAGTGCACGCTTCGGCCTTGCTGCGCAAGGAGTTCGGGGCCGCGGCCCACGCCCACCGCCAGCGCGTGGCGGCCGGCCTGCGGCGGGCGGGCGCGGCCCACCTGACGCTGCGCACGGACGCCGACTGGATCGCCGACATGGTGCGGTTCGTCGTCGCCCGCAAGCGCCGCTGGTCGGGGGGTGTGGCGTGAGGGAGCTTGCGACCGAGCCATTCAACACAGCGTTGCCGGCTCAGGCGGCACCGGGCGTCAGCGAGGTGTGCGCGTGAGTCTGACGGGGTTTGCATCGCCGTGGTGGTTCTTGCTGCTGATCGCGGTGGCCGCGGTCGCCGTCGGGTACGTGCTCGCCCAGCGGGCGCGCCGGAAGCGGACCATGCGGTTCGCGAACCTGGACCTGCTGGAGAAGGTCGCGCCGAAGAGCCAGGGCTGGGTCCGGCACGTGCCGGCGGTGCTGATCGTGCTGTCGCTGCTGCTGCTCACGGTGGCGCTGGCCGGGCCGACGGCCGAGCAGAAGGTGCCGCGCAACCGGGCGACGGTGATGCTGGTGATCGACGTGTCGCTGTCGATGGAGGCCACCGACGTCGCCCCGACGCGGCTGCAGGCGGCCCAGGAGGCGGCGACGAGCTTCGCGCGCAACATGACACCGGGCATCAACCTGGGGCTGATTTCGTTCGCGGGCACGGCGACGGTGCTGGTCAACCCGACCACCGACCGCAACGGCGTGATCAAGGCGATCGAGAACCTGAAACTGGCCCAGTCGACGGCGACCGGCGAAGGCATCTTCGCGGCCCTGCAGTCGGTGGAGAGCTTCTCGAGCGTCGTCGGCGGGGCAGACGGGCCACCGCCGGCGCGGATCGTGCTGATGTCGGACGGGAAGCAGACGGTCCCGGAGGACCTGTACGCGGCCCGCGGCGGCTACACGGCGGCGCAGGCGGCGAAGCAGGCGGGCGTGCCGATCTCGTCGATCTCGTTCGGCACCACCCACGGCTCGGTCGACATCGACGGCAAGGCCCAGCCGGTCAGCGTGGACGACGAGTCCCTGCGCGAAATAGCCCGGCTCTCCGGCGGCGACTTCTACAAGGCGGCCAGTGCGGAGGAGCTGAAGAAGGTCTACGCCGACCTCGGCGAGCAGATCGGCTACGAGCTCAAGGACGCCGACGCGAGCAAGCCGTGGGTGGTGGTGGGGACGCTGATCCTGATGCTGGGCGCGGCGGCGAGTCTGTTCTTCGGACAGAGACTCCCCTGACCGCAGGCGGCACTTTCACGTGAAAGTGCCGCCTCTGGTCAGGCTCGGCGGACGCCGTAGAGGCTGCCGCCGAGCAGGGTCACCCCGGCGAGGGTGCCGCTGAGGAACGGGACCCACTCCGCGGCGCTCCCGAGCAAACCCAGCCCGACCACGCCGAGTGCGGTCAGGACCACGCCGACCACGAGGATCGAGCGCGTCTTCCACGCCGACGCGAGGGCGACGAAGTGCAGGCCGACGATCGTGGCGATCCAGGCGACGTTGGCCTGCGCCGGCGCGTCCAGCAGACGCAGGACGAAGAAGCCCGCGAACAGGAGCACGACCTCGCCGAGCACGATAAAGCGGTAGCTCGGGCCGAACATCGGGCGGCCCTCCAGCGTTGGGCGGCCGCCCGCGCGGACGCCGAGGATGATCACCGCCGCCAGGGCGAGGACGGCGAGGGCGCGTAGCACCCAGCCGAGTGGTGCGGGGAGTGGGTCGCCGGAGTTGACGAGGACGAAGACCGTGCCGAACGCGGCGCCGATGAGCGCCCCCAGGAACTGCTGTCGCATTCGGCGAACCTACCGGAAGCCGTTCTGGCGCCACGCTTCGTAGACCGTGATGGCCGCCGTGTTGGCCAGGTTGAGCGACCGGTTGGACGGCCGCATCGGGAGGCGGACCCGGTCGGTCACCTCCGGTGCTTCCTGGACCTCCGCGGGCAGGCCCACCGATTCCGGTCCGAACATCAGGACGTCGCCCGGTGCGTAGGCGACGTCGGTGTACAGCCGCGTCGCCGACGCCGTGAACGCGTAGACCTTGGCCGGCAGCAACGCTTCCCAGGCCGCGGCGAGCGATGCGTGGACGTGCACGCGGGCCAGGTCGTGGTAGTCCAGGCCGGCGCGGCGCAGCTGCTTGTCCTCCAGCGTGAAGCCGAGCGGCTCGACCAGGTGCAGTTCGCAGCCGGTGTTGGCGGCCAGGCGGATCGCGTTGCCGGTGTTGGGCGGGATTTCCGGCTGGTAGAAGAGAATGCGGAACACGGGCTAGTCCCCGAGCAGGGTCGCGTAGACCTTGCGCACGGCTTCGGGCGGCGCCTGCGGCCGCAGCGTGGCCGGGTCGATGAACACGTACCGGATGGTCGCCGCCGCGATCAGGGTCTCGGCGCGGTGGATCTCGAAGTCGAAGATCAGCGACGTCGTCCCGAGGTGGTTCAGGTACTGGGTGACGACCAGGTCGTCGTCGTAGCGGGCGGGGGAGCGGAACTTGAGGTTCGCCTCCGCGACCACGACGTCGGCGCCGTGCGCGAGGAACTCCTCATGCGAACCGAACAGCGCCTTCTCCGCCTCGAAGGAGCACATGTCCACATAGGCCAGGTAGTGGGCGTTGAAGACGATGCCCTGGCCGTCGCACTCGTGGTAGCGCACGCGCAGCGGCATCTCGGCGATCGGGCGGCGAGGTGCGGTCACCCGCTCAATCTAGTTCAGCCGTGCAGCGCCCGGTACGCGGCCGCCGCGCCGGGCTGCAGGGGCACCGGCTGGGTCCCGATGAGCGTCCGCACGTCGAGGAACTGCGTCCCCACCGCCTCGGCCGGGACCAGCGCGGTGGCGTGAGCGACGAGCAGCCGGACCACCGCCGCGGCGACGTCGTCCGGCAACGACGGTGCGCACACCAGCAGGTTCGCCACGCCGATCGTGCTCAGCGCGCCCACCCCGCGGTACGCGCCGTCGGGGACCTGGACCTGGTCGTACACCGGGCCGTACGCCGCGCGCAGGGCCGGGACCACCGACTCCAGGGGCAGCAGCGCGATCGGCGTCGTGCGGTTCAGCTCGGCCAGCTTCGGCGTCGGGACGCCGCCCGACCACAGCATCGCGTCGATGCGGCGGCCGGCCAGCGCGCGGACGGCGTCGTCGAACAGCAGGTGCCGGGCGTCCACCGGGACGCCCGCCCTGGCGAACAGGCGCTCGCCGAGCTGGGCCGCGCCCGAGCCGCCCGCGCCCAGGGACACCGGGCGCCCGGCCAGGTCGGCCAGGCGGCGCACCGGGCCGTCCGCCCGCACCACCAGCTGCAGGTAGTTCTCGTACACCCGGCCGAGCGCGCGCAGCGGCACCTGCGCGGCGAACGGCGGCCCG belongs to Amycolatopsis tolypomycina and includes:
- a CDS encoding AAA family ATPase: MTEPGYAEGGNGQQATPARDAQLLERTVFEVKRIIVGQDRLVERMLVGLLAKGHLLLEGVPGVAKTLAVETFARVVGGSFSRVQFTPDLVPADILGTRIYRQGAERFDVELGPVVANFVLADEINRAPAKVQSAMLEVMAERHVSIGGQTFPMPDPFLVLATQNPIENEGVYPLPEAQRDRFLFKIVVEYPSAEEEREIIYRMGVTPPTPHEVLSPGELVRLQGVASQVFVHHALVDYVVRLVLTTRTPNEHGLADVAGWVSYGASPRASLGIIAAARALALVRGRDYVLPQDVVDVVPDVLRHRLVLSYDALADGVPIDHIITRVLQTVPLPQVSARPQGGAGQGGPVPAGAPVR
- a CDS encoding DUF58 domain-containing protein, translated to MAKNEKGERPSWAPPILRGDRMEAGLRTLELDVRRRLDGLLQGNHLGLVPGPGSEPGEARPYQPGDDVRRMDWAVTARTTTPHIRETVADRELETWVVADLSASLDFGTALCEKRDLVVCAVAAVAHLTGGGGNRIGALISTGADTTRIPARGGLAHARGLVRKLAETPRAAEGTRGDFATALEQLRRPPRRRGLAVVISDFLGEESWERPLRALGGRHELIAIEVLDPRDVDLPEVGTVVLADPETGKQREVHASALLRKEFGAAAHAHRQRVAAGLRRAGAAHLTLRTDADWIADMVRFVVARKRRWSGGVA
- a CDS encoding VWA domain-containing protein, with translation MSLTGFASPWWFLLLIAVAAVAVGYVLAQRARRKRTMRFANLDLLEKVAPKSQGWVRHVPAVLIVLSLLLLTVALAGPTAEQKVPRNRATVMLVIDVSLSMEATDVAPTRLQAAQEAATSFARNMTPGINLGLISFAGTATVLVNPTTDRNGVIKAIENLKLAQSTATGEGIFAALQSVESFSSVVGGADGPPPARIVLMSDGKQTVPEDLYAARGGYTAAQAAKQAGVPISSISFGTTHGSVDIDGKAQPVSVDDESLREIARLSGGDFYKAASAEELKKVYADLGEQIGYELKDADASKPWVVVGTLILMLGAAASLFFGQRLP
- a CDS encoding tRNA (cytidine(34)-2'-O)-methyltransferase; translated protein: MFRILFYQPEIPPNTGNAIRLAANTGCELHLVEPLGFTLEDKQLRRAGLDYHDLARVHVHASLAAAWEALLPAKVYAFTASATRLYTDVAYAPGDVLMFGPESVGLPAEVQEAPEVTDRVRLPMRPSNRSLNLANTAAITVYEAWRQNGFR
- a CDS encoding acyl-CoA thioesterase; translation: MTAPRRPIAEMPLRVRYHECDGQGIVFNAHYLAYVDMCSFEAEKALFGSHEEFLAHGADVVVAEANLKFRSPARYDDDLVVTQYLNHLGTTSLIFDFEIHRAETLIAAATIRYVFIDPATLRPQAPPEAVRKVYATLLGD
- a CDS encoding TAXI family TRAP transporter solute-binding subunit, yielding MTLTRRTALLGGLGLALAGCSTSGYRGPERPLTIAAGERGGFYLAFAELLSAELNRAEPLLHATAVPTEASVANVGLVQRGQADLGLVLADVAQTALGGGPPFAAQVPLRALGRVYENYLQLVVRADGPVRRLADLAGRPVSLGAGGSGAAQLGERLFARAGVPVDARHLLFDDAVRALAGRRIDAMLWSGGVPTPKLAELNRTTPIALLPLESVVPALRAAYGPVYDQVQVPDGAYRGVGALSTIGVANLLVCAPSLPDDVAAAVVRLLVAHATALVPAEAVGTQFLDVRTLIGTQPVPLQPGAAAAYRALHG